One window from the genome of Salvia splendens isolate huo1 chromosome 9, SspV2, whole genome shotgun sequence encodes:
- the LOC121746887 gene encoding transcription factor CYCLOIDEA-like, with product MLSSNSSSCCNHNPNYTPFSENDITSQNPNFLFGLIPNSPNIYFDDFQFLDHNYIITTPPPAPVPAAAPPSKKDRHSKINTARGPRDRRMRLSLDIARRFFDLQDLLGFDKASKTVDWLLRSSSSAIRELAKGRAGSTLSESCTSEEAVSSVGKGRRGKSRVVVQQQKRATVARESRRKARERARERTSQKRRLMRESDVRVYNSDEAGGTTQGGGFSPWNSFPLNETDHAAFFQQIDELEFNGRPWEDYGFNMSV from the exons ATGCTCTCCTCCAACAGCAGCAGTTGTTGCAATCACAACCCTAACTACACACCCTTCTCCGAAAATGACATCACCtcccaaaaccctaattttctctTCGGATTAATCCCCAATTCCCCCAATATCTACTTTGACGATTTCCAATTCCTCGACCACAACTACATAATAACCACACCGCCCCCGGCGCCCGTCCCGGCCGCGGCCCCGCCTTCGAAGAAGGACAGGCACAGCAAGATCAACACTGCCCGCGGGCCGAGGGACAGGCGGATGCGCCTGTCCCTCGACATTGCGAGGAGATTCTTCGATCTCCAGGACTTGCTGGGCTTCGACAAGGCCAGCAAGACTGTGGACTGGCTGCTCCGCAGCTCCAGCTCGGCCATCCGCGAGCTCGCGAAGGGCCGGGCTGGGTCGACTCTGAGCGAGTCGTGCACGTCGGAGGAGGCCGTGTCGTCGGTGGGGAAGGGGAGGAGGGGGAAGAGTAGGGTGGTGGTGCAGCAGCAGAAGAGGGCGACTGTGGCGAGGGAGTCAAGGAGGAAGGCCAGAGAGAGGGCTAGAGAGAGAACCAGTCAAAAAAGACGGCTGATGAGAGAGAGTGATGTCCGAGTGTACAACTCGGATGAAGCAGGAGGTACAACTCAAGGAGGGGGTTTCAGCCCTTGGAATTCATTTCCTTTAAATGAAACTGACCATGCTGCCTTCTTTCAGCAG ATTGATGAGTTAGAGTTCAATGGCAGGCCATGGGAAGACTACGGCTTTAATATGTCTGTCTAA
- the LOC121747393 gene encoding protein Dr1 homolog translates to MEPMDIVGRTKEDASLPKATMTKIIKEMLPPDVRVARDAQDLLIECCVEFINLISSESNDVCNREDKRTIAPEHVLKALEVLGFAEYREEVCAAYEQHKVETIDTVRSGKWSSGAEMTEEEALAEQQRMFAEARARMNGGAPAPKQSDPDTQANANS, encoded by the exons ATGGAACCTATGGACATTGTTGGCCGAACGAAAGAGGATGCTTCGCTTCCTAAAG CGACGATGACAAAAATCATCAAGGAGATGTTACCTCCAGATGTTCGTGTTGCTAGAGATGCTCAGGATCTTTTAATTGAGTGCTGTGTAG AGTTCATCAACCTTATTTCATCTGAATCCAATGATGTCTGTAACAGAGAGGATAAAAGAACAATTGCACCAGAACATGTGCTGAAGGCCTTAGAG GTTCTTGGATTCGCGGAGTATAGAGAAGAAGTTTGTGCTGCATATGAGCAACACAAGGTTGAGACCATA GACACCGTGAGAAGTGGGAAATGGAGCAGCGGAGCTGAAATGACTGAAGAAGAAGCATTGGCAGAGCAGCAGCGCATGTTTGCTGAGGCACGTGCTAGGATGAACGGAGGTGCCCCAGCTCCCAAGCAGTCGGATCCCGACACCCAAGCAAATGCTAACAGCTAA